From the Oncorhynchus tshawytscha isolate Ot180627B unplaced genomic scaffold, Otsh_v2.0 Un_contig_57_pilon_pilon, whole genome shotgun sequence genome, one window contains:
- the LOC112238808 gene encoding guanylyl cyclase-activating protein 2-like, with protein MDNVFRLFDATHDITLDFMGYVAAVHLVLRGKLEDRPRSSFKFYDRDGNGHLDKKELKQVIKIIYNIKRHGNPSETENLTPDQITERIFDLVDKNKDSQISLEEFLDGAQKDQWVLDQLQLDMRPCGWFLE; from the exons ATGGACAATGTGTTTCGATTGTTTGATGCAACCCAT GACATCACACTAGACTTTATGGGGTATGTGGCAGCAGTGCACCTCGTTCTTAGAGGAAAGCTCGAGGACCGACCGAGGTCTTCTTTCAAATTTTATGACAGAGATGGAAACGGACATCTTGACAAAAAGGAGCTAAAACAAGTTATCAAA atcatctacAATATCAAGAGGCATGGGAACCCATCTGAAACGGAGAACCTGACCCCTGATCAAATCACTGAGCGGATCTTTGACCTGGTGGATAAGAATAAAGACA GCCAGATTTCCCTGGAGGAGTTCCTGGATGGGGCTCAGAAGGACCAGTGGGTGCTGGACCAGCTCCAGCTGGACATGAGGCCCTGTGGGTGGTTCCTAGAATAG